A stretch of Heterodontus francisci isolate sHetFra1 unplaced genomic scaffold, sHetFra1.hap1 HAP1_SCAFFOLD_292, whole genome shotgun sequence DNA encodes these proteins:
- the LOC137362595 gene encoding probable G-protein coupled receptor 139, translating to MGYPVIYQFDLIYYPILAAVSIPVNLVAIVILSRGKCGFDKCITHYLVAMAVADLMVIIIHVVLHKINIMYFPISFLFITPVCTVNLVVYTAALDYSVWFTVAFTFDHFVTICCQKLQSKYHTEKTATVVITILFVVSCLVNIPSYYAVDPVFIIDNVPWYCVATADYLTSPLWRAYECINGIITPILPILLILLFNALTVRHIIMANRIRKGLRSNSQNQNDPEVKNRRNSMILLFTLLANFILLWMTFVALVIDQPAENFYYTDKYYTNPIYIAQQVGYMFQLLSSCTNTCIYGLTQRKFREELKNGVKYLFTMNGKLCQ from the exons ATGGGGTACCCTGTAATTTATCAGTTCGAtctcatttactacccgattcttgcagccgtcagtattcctg ttaacttggtggccattgtgattttgtctcgaggaaagtgcggtttcgacaaatgtatcactcactatttggtggccatggcagtggcggatctaatggtgattatcatccatgtggTATTACAcaagattaatatcatgtactttccaattagtttcctgtttataactcctgtgtgtacggtgaaccttgtcgtatacactgcagctttagactattctgtctggtttactgtcgccttcacgtTTGATcactttgtaacaatttgctgtcagaagctgcaatCAAAATATCACACAGAGAAAACAGCCACGGTGGTTATCACCatcttgtttgtggtgagctgtcttgtaaatattccctCTTACTATGCAGTtgaccctgtatttataattgacaatgtaccttggtattgtgTTGCTACTGCTGATTACCTCACTTCCCCCTTGTGGAGGGCATACGAGTGTATCAACGGCATCATTACCCCTAtcttaccaatccttttaattctgttgtttaatgctttgaccgtcagacacattataatggcaaatagaaTCCGCAAGGGACTCCGGAGCAACAgtcagaatcagaatgatccagaggtgaagaatcggaggaattccatgattttacttttcactcTTTTGGCaaatttcatactgttgtggatgacgtTTGTTGCCCTTGTGATAGACCAGCCAGCGGAAAACTTTTActatacagacaaatattacacTAACCCGATATATATTGCCCAACAAGTTGGGTACATGtttcagcttctcagttcctgcacaaacacttgtatctatggactgacacagaggaaattcagagaggagttgaagaatggggtgaaatatttgtttacaatgaatgggaaattgtgtcaataa